The Cyclobacterium amurskyense genome contains the following window.
CAAATCTTTGAAATCATCCATGAACAATACTTTTCTGCCTTGGTCGGTATTGCTTTGGTTTACAAGATTGGTGATCAGTTTTTGGCTAAATTCGTAGGTGAAAACCAGTTGTTTACCAGGTGCAGGCCAATCCAGGTCTTTGGGCATCCATTCCGGCCTTTTCTTCCAATCAAATCGGGGTTCTGTATTGCCGACGCCGTAGTCGAGCAGGTTTAAAGCAGATGGGTCAGCTTCCATTTGTTGCGCCCATTTGTCGAGTAGGTAGTTTTGTACCGGCTGCCCAACTAAGCCCCCGACCTGAAAATTTAAACCATCAATGCTTACTTCTGCCTCTGGTTTTATCGCGCGAAGCATGTTTTCACCCGTCATTAAGTTTTCCAAGCCTACAGTAGCTCCACCTTTGCTAATGTCGAATACTCTACTGATCAGTCCATTACTTAGCACGATTTGACCATTGGGTTTGGAGTAGGTTTTAGTTTTTGTCTGTGGGATGGCAATTAACCAATCTCCCTTATATTTTATAGCTTCCCTATCATAGGAAGGAAGATTTTTTAAATGCTGGGCATCTGCATTATAAATATTGGTGATCCAAAGAGCTAAAAACATAAGGCTTGATATTACCTTCATTTTACTGCTTGCTTGATTTAAATAGTGCGTTGTTGTCATATTTTAGCTAGGTACAATCCTTTTGATAAGTTATTTCTGAATAGAAATGGAATTTCCTCTTACAAATAATTCTGCCTTAATTACGGCTTCATAAGGCGCTTCCATGTCAATTATTATTGAATGGTTTCCTCTTGGAATACTTAGTTTGGCGGAATCAATGGGGTATTCCTTAAGTTTATTCCATTCTTTGTCATAAAGCACGGCATGTGAACCACCTTCATAGGCCAATTTATCGCCTTTAGACAGTACAACCGGAATTTTTATTGTAGTGAAATTATTTATTTCCAGACTTATTTCAGTGATCTTTTTCTCTGAATTTGAACTGAGTAAAAAGCCCAGTGACTGGGAATCATAGGGGTTTTGAAAGTTGAGTTGCTTTGCCAGCGGTTCTCCGGGTTGCTTTTCCTTTTTTATAATTTGATGAATCTCTGAATGTACTTCTTTCAACTCCCATTCTCCTTTGCCGGTCTGTTCCAAAGTAAATTCATTGTTTATATTCTTTAAATTTTCTTTTTGCTTTTCATCGAATGCGCCCGAAAGCCTAGCATCCTCCCAATTTTTTATTTTTTCGAGAATTTCACCAATCCGTCCATTTTTTTCTACGGCTTCCAAAGAAGTGGCCAGTCCAAAACCGGCATCGAAACCGGCAGCCCTTGCCAATAGCCATTCAGCATCCATAATGCTTGTTTCCGGGGAAAGGGAAAACCATCCCAGCATATTTGGCAGGAGGTTTCTGTCAAAATAATCTTGATTCATCAATCTGTATTGGGTTTGGCTTTCCCTGAAACCTGCATACCATGGTTCTCCCCAATTCATTCTTGTGAAAATATGCCAGAAAAAATGTCCTGGATTACTTGCGTCATTGATTACCTGACCTTTAAGCTCAGGCTTTAGGTGCTCATACCAAGTATTCACAAACAATTGCCTAGAATACTGTCCCATTCCATTGGACCAGTTGCCTTCAAGTCCGTCAAAAGAAATTTGCCTGATATTAGTTTGGTTACAGAAGTCTGCAATGCGAAGGGCAATTTCTTTGGACAGTTCCGTATTGCTTAGAAAAGTTTTGTAACCATGGTCCATCAGTTTACTGATTTCTTTGCCTTTTGCATGCGAAGAGGCTTCTGTTCCAAAAGCCCCCCTTACACAATTAAGTAATTTCCAAGGTGAGCTTTCAGAAACTGCCTCATAACGGATCAGTTCTTCTCCTACCATAACCGTGTGGAGGTTATTGTTTTTCATTTGATTAAAGAATTTTGGATCTTCAATAAAGACCTCTTTATCTGAAATGCCTAAATCTATACTTAGCTTAGTAGTTCCCACCTTTGCAAGCCTCTCGTCCGGTATTGGGCTAACGTATGGATCGTTGGTGGTAATGAAATTAGAAAGTGTGTGTACCCCCAAATGTACCCCTTGGTCCTCAGCCTTACTGACGAGGGCTTTCATGCTTTCCCAGTTTTCAGGAAATTCTTTCTCATTCAATTTAAAATTTCCCCAGGTGGCAAATGGTCCTCCATGGTACAAGTATTTCAATCCTGCTTGTTTTGTTAGGGAAATAGCATTGTCTATTGAGTTAACGCCAAATGGCATGATCAGGTAGGAGGCAGTTGACTCAACTGAGGTCTTTGCCCATTCACCGTCTATCTCCGGGTGCGGAAGGCCTTCCTGTACCTCAATTATCCCGATGGTATTCAATGCTTCTGAAGGGGGGCTTCCAAATAATGCTATTTTGGAGCCAACCACCCCACCATCCTCATAAGCTTTAACGGTATAATTTTCATGAGCCCATACAGGAATTACTTTATCTTCAAGTCGGTTTCGGGTATAAGCCTGTAGTTTACTTCCATAATTGGTTCTTCTGGCAGTTTGTCCCCTATAAAGAACTTTTACACTGTCAGACACATCAGTAAGATTATTAGTAGCGAAAATATCATAGGCGGGTTCTGTATCATCCGGGTTAGTCGGATAACCGCCAAGTGTTTTGATATTTAAAGCCTGAATACCCATGGCAAATTGACCGTTTTGTACCACTCCCACTGTTTCCCCGATTGTTTCTGAAATATTCAGCCTGTATGGCCCCCAAATTAAATGATCTGCTTGGGTAGAATTAGTCAGGTTTATTAGTTCGAAAGAGATATAGTTTTTATTCTGGGTATATTGTAACTGAGCCTTCATTTCAAGTTGATCAAAGGCCAAGTAAATATGTTGAGATGCTTCATCTATATCCATTTCCTGAGGAAAAAGGATTTCATCGTTTACCTGTACAGATAAAAGGTAATTACTGTCTGAAGGATGTTGGAGCTCAGAGCGGTTAGTTTTATCGTAAATAGATGTCAATTTGCCCCTGCCATCTAGAGTGATTTTCAAATAATCTGTTTCTAAGTCCAGTTTGTTTTCGCTACAAGACCAAAAGAATATTCCTAAAAGCAGGCCAATTATAGGAGTAAAGCCTATGTTGTTTTTTATTTTCATTGTTTTATTTTATTTATAAAATTTCATTTTTCAGGTTTATATCGCTTTATATTAAACCCTTATGGCAATTCAGGAAAAATTGATAAAATCAATGCTTTAAAAGGTTTTTATTTTATGGATCAAGATCCTATGTATTCGAATTATTCAAGGTGAAGCCTGACCTTATGAGATACTCCACTGATATCCTTTTCTATATTGTCCTGACTGCCTCTAAAGGCATAATAAAAAGTAGCAGGGCTAAAGTCCATAGGTGCACGGTGAGGATGCCAAATTTCCATGTCAAACGAAAATCCTTTTGAAAAAGGAATTCCATCTAATATACGCTGCCTGTTATTCGAAGTCACTCCGGGGGTTTTGTTTCCTTCGCCTATAGGTTGTGAAGCAATGGGTGAAGAAAACGGCTGGGGCCGGCAATAGGCATAACAATAATAATCTTCTGTTCCGGTTCCAAAATGGGAGGGGAAGGCTTCGAAATCCACATAAATTTTCTCGTCTCCTTCTCCCCACCAATTGATACCGGTAGTGTCAGGGAATGAATTATATAAGGTTAGGTTATCTCCCACATATATGCCTTTCCCTACTATTGAAACATAATTATAATCACTCCTCAACTTTGTGTCTAGGCTTCTTGTTTCATTCCATGTGGCATGGAAATACATGCTTAGATCTGTCCATTCATTGGGACGATGATCTAAAGCCAGTTCCTCTAGTATTATTTCCTGATCTCCATAATTGATAAGTTTTACTTCTGCTTCTTTTTCAAAAGGCATCGCCCAATAGGAAGACATTAAACCTGACGCATCTACTTTGGTATAATAAGTCTGATGGGGTCTTGAAACATAGCCAATTCCAAAAAATTGACCCAATGGGCACCAAACAGTTTCTTCCCCATCAAAGGTTATGGATACCACGGTTGATCTTAGTGCTTGCTCCATGTTATGTGCTTTAATTCGGGTTTGAAAGAAGTCAATCATAGCAGAACCCATGATCTTCTTTTTGAAGCTTTTGCCCGGTTTAACCCTGATTCCGGATTCTTGAATTTTGACATTTAACCTTTCAGGTGAATGGGTCAATATTTTTGCGGCTTCCTTTAATTCGCGATTGTAGGTTTTTAGCGTGTTTGTGTTAAAACTTTCTACTTCGGTTCCCTGTGCATAAGAACGGTAATTGATTTGATAATAATGACCTTTCCAGCCTTCTATATGGCTATATTTGTGTTCACCATCGTAGGTAATCTTACAGCTTTTTGCATAGGGGATAGGTAGAATTAGGTTCCTTCCTCTCCAGGTGTCATTTTCTGCTTTTTCAGGTGCAAAAAAACTGAATGGTTTTCCTACAAGCCCAGCTCCACCGACCATATTTTTATGATACATTTCGATTACCGGTATTGGGTTGCCATCTATATAAAGCCTATAGATACCTCCATATTCGTCAGGAATGCCTCCATAAACTGCCCAAAACCTTACGATGGCTCCCGGGCCGAAATCCTCAAACATGACATCTTCCTTTCGTCCTTGATTGAGCTCTGTTCTTATGTATTGACTGAAGTCATGGTTTTCAAACCACCCCTGACCCCAGTCTCTAGGTGTGTCTTTATCACCATAGTTTCCTGTAAAATAATTGGCGTCTGCTTCCATGTTGTCTTTGTTTACAGATTTCCTTGAATAACTCGAGGCCTGGCTTGTTTGATAGAATGGCTCGGGCCATAAGGATAGGGTTTTTCTATCAGTCATTTCTTCTAAGAGCTTTGGAAATGTAACCTGAGCGAAGTTACTGAATGACAATAATGTAAAAGATAAGAATAACGGCAGGAAATTATGGAATTTACTATTTTTCATAAAATAAGGTAAATCAGGACAATGCGAAGATTGCCCTTGTTAATTAAGGGAAATAGGTATTAAATTTTTAAGTGCTTGGATAATTACGGTAGCTTCAACTTGCGAAAGAGGTCGAATTTTAAAATTCAAACCATCACAATGTTTTATAGGTTAACCCTTGATTAGTCTCGATATTGATTGGTTTTCATGAGATTACCTTGCCCAGTAACTGTCTTGATATATTACCTGATTATAAAAAGATTTTTTCACATTGAAGAAATGGCTACTTGCTAAAATCAACCTCAGTCATTTGCGAAACAATTTCTCTCCTTATAAAAGGAGGGCATTTTTTGCCAGTTTTTTAATTGCTGTTTAGAGGTATTATTTGCGAGTTGCAATTAAAACCTCTAAACAGTAGTAATTAAACTAATCATAAATTGATTTCACCATATCGTAGGTTTTTTCCTTATAGGGTCGGATCAAATGTACCTCCTTCCCAGC
Protein-coding sequences here:
- a CDS encoding glycoside hydrolase family 172 protein, with the translated sequence MTDRKTLSLWPEPFYQTSQASSYSRKSVNKDNMEADANYFTGNYGDKDTPRDWGQGWFENHDFSQYIRTELNQGRKEDVMFEDFGPGAIVRFWAVYGGIPDEYGGIYRLYIDGNPIPVIEMYHKNMVGGAGLVGKPFSFFAPEKAENDTWRGRNLILPIPYAKSCKITYDGEHKYSHIEGWKGHYYQINYRSYAQGTEVESFNTNTLKTYNRELKEAAKILTHSPERLNVKIQESGIRVKPGKSFKKKIMGSAMIDFFQTRIKAHNMEQALRSTVVSITFDGEETVWCPLGQFFGIGYVSRPHQTYYTKVDASGLMSSYWAMPFEKEAEVKLINYGDQEIILEELALDHRPNEWTDLSMYFHATWNETRSLDTKLRSDYNYVSIVGKGIYVGDNLTLYNSFPDTTGINWWGEGDEKIYVDFEAFPSHFGTGTEDYYCYAYCRPQPFSSPIASQPIGEGNKTPGVTSNNRQRILDGIPFSKGFSFDMEIWHPHRAPMDFSPATFYYAFRGSQDNIEKDISGVSHKVRLHLE